One part of the Lathamus discolor isolate bLatDis1 chromosome 23, bLatDis1.hap1, whole genome shotgun sequence genome encodes these proteins:
- the SMARCD1 gene encoding SWI/SNF-related matrix-associated actin-dependent regulator of chromatin subfamily D member 1: MAARAGFQSVTPSGGGGGAAAGAGALGPGTPGGPVRMGPAPGQGLYRPPLPGAAYPRPGMLPGSRLAPQGPSMGPPGYGGSPAVRPGMAQASLDQARKRPAPQQLQQVQPQAVPNRNHNAKKKKMADKILPQRIRELVPESQAYMDLLAFERKLDQTIMRKRLDIQEALKRPIKQKRKLRIFISNTFNPAKSDAEDGEGTVASWELRVEGRLLEDSALSKYDATKQKRKFSSFFKSLVIELDKDLYGPDNHLVEWHRTATTQETDGFQVKRPGDVNVRCTVLLMLDYQPPQFKLDPRLARLLGIHTQTRPVIIQALWQYIKTHKLQDPHEREYVICDKYLQQIFESQRMKFSEIPQRLHALLMPPEPIIINHVISVDPNDQKKTACYDIDVEVDDTLKTQMNSFLLSTASQQEIAALDNKIHETIETINQLKTQREFMLSFARDPQGFINDWLQSQCRDLKTMTDVVGNPEEERRAEFYFQPWAQEAVCRYFYSKVQQRRQELEQALGIRNT, translated from the exons ATGGCGGCGCGGGCGGGCTTCCAGTCGGTGACTcccagcggcggcggcgggggggccGCTGCCGGGGCCGGCGCGCTGGGGCCGGGCACACCGGGCGGGCCGGTGCGCATGGGCCCGGCCCCGGGACAGGGCCTGTACCGTCCGCCGCTGCCGGGAGCCGCCTACCCG CGCCCCGGGATGTTACCGGGCAGCCGGCTGGCGCCGCAGGGCCCCTCCATGGGGCCGCCCGGCTACGGTGGGAGCCCGGCGGTGCGGCCCGGGATGGCGCAGGCCAGCCTGGACCAGGCCCGCAAGAGGCCCGCGccgcagcagctccagcaggtGCAGCCGCAGGCAGTGCCCAACCGCAACCACAA CGCTAAAAAGAAGAAGATGGCTGATAAAATTCTACCTCAGAGG ATTCGTGAGCTTGTCCCCGAGTCTCAGGCCTACATGGACCTTCTGGCCTTTGAAAGGAAGTTGGACCAGACTATCATGAGGAAGCGCTTGGATATCCAGGAGGCTTTGAAGAGACCCATTAAG CAAAAACGAAAGCTGCGTATTTTTATCTCCAATACCTTCAATCCAGCCAAGTCAGATGCAGAGGATGGTGAAGGAACAGTCGCCTCCTGGGAGCTCCGGGTGGAAGGACGGCTGCTGGAGGAT TCTGCTTTGTCCAAATATGATGCCaccaagcagaaaagaaagttcTCATCCTTCTTTAAATCTCTGGTCATTGAACTTGATAAAGACCTGTATGGCCCTGACAATCACCTAGTAGAG TGGCACAGGACTGCTACAACTCAGGAGACAGATGGTTTCCAGGTGAAGAGGCCGGGAGACGTAAATGTGCGCTGTACCGTCCTCCTGATGCTGGATTACCAG CCTCCCCAGTTCAAACTGGATCCTCGCCTGGCTCGTCTCTTGGGGATTCACACGCAGACCCGGCCAGTGATCATCCAGGCATTGTGGCAGTACATCAAGACCCACAAGCTCCAGGACCCCCACGAGAGGGAATACGTCATCTGTGACAAATACCTCCAGCAG ATATTTGAATCCCAGCGGATGAAGTTCTCTGAAATCCCACAAAGGCTTCATGCGTTGCTTATGCCCCCAGAGCCGATCATCATCAATCATGTGATCAg TGTTGACCCAAATgaccagaagaaaacagcttgcTATGACATCGACGTGGAGGTGGATGATACCTTGAAAACTCAGATGAATTCCTTTCTGCTATCCACAGCCAGTCAACAGGAAATTGCTGCTCTGGATAACAAG ATTCATGAAACAATAGAGACAATTAACCAGCTGAAGACCCAGCGGGAGTTCATGCTGAGCTTTGCCCGAGATCCTCAGGGCTTCATCAACGACTGGCTCCAGTCCCAGTGCCGGGATTTAAAG
- the ASIC1 gene encoding acid-sensing ion channel 1 isoform X1: MPLQIFCTISFSSEEGPRDAAATGTGDNGADEFLYGQEEDEEEEDAGAATDFVAFASSCTLHGLSHIFVEGSLGARQALWALAFLLSLSVFLYQVADRIAYYLEYHHVTLLSEEDSPEMTFPAITFCNINRVRASQLSHEDLLYLGPLIDYEPGMELGFTPAQPGPEEEEDEPLNLYVFFNRTCHQLEDMLLSCSYRGEQCGPGDFAVVFTRYGKCYTFNAGQDGKPRLITMKGGTGNGLEIMLDIQQDEYLPVWGETDETSFEAGIKVQIHSQDEPPLIDQLGFGVAPGFQTFVSCQEQRLIYLPPPWGDCKAVAGDSEFYDTYSITACRIDCETRYLVENCNCRMVHMPGDAPYCTPEQYKECADPALDFLVEKDNEYCVCEMPCNVTRYGKELSMVKIPSKASAKYLAKKYNKSEQYIGENILVLDIFFEALNYETIEQKKAYEVAGLLGDIGGQMGLFIGASILTVLELFDYAYEVIKHRLCRRGKCRKNHKRNNTDKGVALSMDDVKRHNPCESIRGHPAGMTYAANILPHHPARGTFEDFTC; encoded by the exons ATGCCTCTCCAGATATTCTGCACCATCTCCTTCTCCAGCGAGGAAGGACCAAGAGATGCTGCAGCCACGGGGACAGGAGATAACGGAGCAGATGAGTTCCTGTatgggcaggaggaggatgaagaggaggaggatgcaggggcAGCCACGGACTTTGTGGCCTTCGCCAGCAGCTGCACGCTGCACGGGCTGAGCCACATCTTTGTGGAGGGCAGCCTGGGTGCTCGGCAGGCGCTCTGGGCGCTcgccttcctcctctccctctccgtCTTCCTCTACCAGGTGGCCGACCGCATCGCCTACTACCTGGAGTACCACCACGTCACGCTGCTCAGCGAGGAGGACAGCCCCGAGATGACCTTCCCTGCCATCACCTTCTGCAACATCAACCGCGTGCGGGCCTCGCAGCTCAGCCACGAGGACCTGCTCTACCTGGGCCCCCTGATTGACTACGAGCCCGGGATGGAGCTGGGCTtcaccccagcccagcctggccctgaggaggaggaggacgagccccTCAATTTGTACGTGTTCTTTAACCGCACTTGCCACCAGCTGGAGGacatgctgctgagctgcagctacCGGGGCGAGCAGTGTGGCCCCGGTGACTTCGCCGTG GTCTTCACCCGCTATGGGAAGTGCTACACCTTCAACGCGGGGCAGGACGGGAAGCCCCGGCTCATCACCATGAAGGGGGGCACTGGCAACGGCCTGGAGATCATGCTGGACATTCAGCAGGACGAGTACCTGCCGGTGTGGGGGGAAACAG ATGAGACCTCGTTTGAAGCTGGGATCAAGGTGCAGATCCACAGCCAGGATGAGCCCCCACTGATCGACCAGCTGGGCTTCGGGGTGGCTCCCGGCTTCCAGACCTTCGtgtcctgccaggagcagcgg CTCATCTACCTGCCACCTCCCTGGGGCGACTGCAAGGCCGTGGCGGGCGACTCGGAGTTTTACGACACCTACAGCATCACCGCCTGCCGCATCGACTGCGAGACCCGGTACCTGGTGGAGAACTGCAACTGCCGCATGGTGCACATGCCAG GCGATGCCCCTTACTGCACCCCGGAGCAGTACAAGGAGTGTGCGGATCCGGCCTTAG ATTTCCTGGTGGAGAAGGATAATGAGTACTGTGTCTGTGAGATGCCCTGCAATGTGACCCGCTATGGCAAAGAGCTCTCCATGGTGAAGATCCCCAGTAAAGCCTCTGCCAAGTACCTGGCCAAGAAGTACAACAAGTCGGAGCAGTACATCGG GGAGAACATCCTGGTGCTCGATATCTTCTTTGAAGCCCTGAACTATGAGACCATCGAGCAGAAGAAAGCATACGAGGTGGCTGGTTTGCTGG GTGACATTGGAGGGCAGATGGGGCTGTTCATTGGGGCCAGCATCCTCACAGTACTGGAGCTGTTCGACTACGCCTATGAG GTTATAAAGCATCGGCTGTGCCGGCGGGGCAAGTGCCGCAAGAACCACAAGAGGAACAACACGGACAAGGGCGTCGCGCTGAGCATGGACGATGTGAAACGCCAC AATCCCTGTGAAAGCATACGGGGCCACCCGGCAGGCATGACGTACGCAGCCAACATCCTACCTCATCACCCGGCCCGGGGCACCTTTGAGGACTTCACCTGCTAA